The Nicotiana tabacum cultivar K326 chromosome 1, ASM71507v2, whole genome shotgun sequence genome segment AGTATAAAGGTGTTGAGATCTAAGTCTGGAGTGATTCTCAATCAGAGAATATGTGCTTGACTTGATATCTAATATGTGATTGATTAGAGCAAAGCCAGTTAACACACCTTTAAAGTCCAATTCAAAGTTGACAACTGTAGAGTATGACAGAACAGTTGGAATCACAGGAGATGAGGTTCTACATGACGTTAGCTCATACCAAAGAGCGGTTGGAAGATTAATATATGTCACTGTCACCAGATCTGACATCAATTATACAATCCCGACCTTGAGTCAATTAGCCCAAGAAGTCTAGGAAGCTGCAACAAGGCTGGTGaggtacttgaaaaattcacTAGGACAAGGAATCTGGTTAAAGGCTGGAGTCACACAAGAATTGACATGTTGGTGTAATTCAGATTGGGCAGCATGCCCAAATACAATGAGGTCAGTTACATCGTATATAGTCAAGTTTGGAAATCTTAATTCTCCTGGAAGTCAAAAAAACAGCAAACAGTATCTAGAAGCTCAGCTGTAGCAGAGTATAGAAGCATGGCCTCAGCTGTAGCAGAATTAACATGGTTGCTTGCACTGTTCAAGGAGCTGGGAGTTAATGTAAGCTGTCTTGACCGTGTTCAGTGATAACAAGGTTGTTATGCATATTGCAGCTAATTCCTTTTTTCACGAGTGGACAAAACATATAGAAATAGATTGTTACTTCATTAGAGACAAAAATTAAGGTAGGGATAGTAAAAATTTCATATGTCCACACCAAGGATCAGCTGGCAGATCTTTTAACAAAAGTCTTGGGGGCAAGTTCAACATGTTAATTTGCTTGGCAAACTGAGGGTTCTAAACATTTTGctccctccaacttgagggggagtgtaTGAGATGGCAATGCCAGTGCTACTGGAAAGGAGCACAAGTTGAAGTTAGTGGTTAACAATTATTCAGTTGTGTCATAACCATGTAGTGAACAGGTGTATTAAGTTAAGTAGTTAGTTATCTGTATCTTAATGAGTATTAGTGAGATGAGATGATTGTATAAATACACTAAAAAGCAATAGAACAATAGCGGTTATATTTTGCTTCTTACTcatttccctttcttcttcttacAGAAGCTTCTTGAGCTTAAATGGTTGAATCCGTCTCAGCTCTCTCTACATTTTAACAATGTTCTTGTTCTAGAAATCCTTGTGAGTTTTTTGGTTGTTCATAATTTATATAGCAatcttgaattttttttacaaaactagCTAAGGCCTCGTTTGACTAGTTTTAATTGATTGTCAACCTATTAAAAACTCCCTTTCTTTTTTCTATGAGAAATGTAATGATAGGTTTGCGTTAAAAATAGTAACATCTATAGTTTATAAATTTTGGATCCGCCTTTAATTCTGTAGTGTACATACTTAAGTGACAAGTGATGGAGGAACAGGCACAAGTGGAAGTCCTGTGACTTGGTGAGATTTGGTTTGTTCCAACCACGTCCTGTGCCTTTGCCttatgcataccatgatcattttCCCTTTTGCAATTCCTCTGTTAGCAAAACAAATATAGGTATCCAGCTTATTGATAGTATTTTACTATTTTGTAAAGTAGAATAGTCTTATTTCcttctaaaaaaattattatttgtgacGGAAAAAAATAATTGTAAAGAGAAATTTTCTGTGGTTTCTCACTTGCTTCCCAACATAGTTCAAACCTTCGAATTGTGGGTTGGAGGAAAAGAAACTCGCGACattttatattttagatttctttttgaatttttatgatatATGCTTTGAGGAAAATAGTTTCTATTTCATTCCCTAACAAGTTCTTAGCTTTCTTCTCCCTTGCGGATCTCTAGCCACTCATGCTGTCGTGTATGAGAGTACTAGAATACTGACTCATCTAGATTTACGTTGTGTCAAATGATAGTATTATTGACTCAATAAGGCAGATCGATGTTTGACCTTTACGAAATTCTATAATAGTgtatttgatttttgagtttaaaATTTATTAGTTGTACATATTTAATGCGggttttaaatatatatatatatatacagagaGACCTAAAAGCTATTGAATTCCTTTATCTTGTATAATAtatccaccccccccccccacccccaccccccaaacaaaacaaaaaagatatCCATTTCTATGTCATTTCAGTATATGGCGTAacacaataattttattaataacacACTtttggtttgtatattcatttgatTGAGTGGCAGTGGTATAAATGAGCAGGCAGTCGATGCCTAGCAACAGCCATCAAAGGCTTAGCTTTAGGCATAGTCATTCCATAAACCTCACTTGTGTCAATATCTTCAGGTTTCAATCCATTTGGTGGGCTCCAATCAAAGCAATGAAACAACCTAGCCAAAGCCATAAGCACCAATTTTACTCCCAATGGTGCACCAGGACACTTCCTTTTTCCAGCACTAAATGGCAAAATTTTGAAATCCGCCCCGTGACTTATTTCAACTCTGATGCTTTCATCTTTTGGCGAATGCCTCTCTGGCCTAAACTCATCAATATTGTCCCAAATCTTGGTGTTTCGACCAAGACCGTGCGTGTTGATGAAGACACGTGTCTTGGCTGGGATATAATAGCCGTTGATCGTCGTATCTCGGATTGATTCATGTGGGATTAGAAATGGACCAGCAGGGTGCATTCGAAAAGTTTCACGTACTACACAACGAAGGTATTTGAGATTAACCAAGTCGGTTTCGGTTACCATCCGACCCGATCCAACAACTATGTCAAGTTCTTCTTGGATCTTCTTGAGGACGTGGGGATGCTTTATCACCTCAGCCATTGCCCATTCGTTGGTTACAGCAGATGTATCCGTGGCTGCAGCTATCATATCCTATaataaacagaaaaaaaaaaaataactctcACAAAAGATACACCACTAGTATATGAAATGTCTTATTTTATATTTCGGAGACATTCATACCTTTTACCAAGCTTTAATCTGAAGTACAACGGAAGATAATTTTAAATCATAACTAAAAGTATGGAAATACATTTGCACATTCTTCTCGAAGTATTTTGATATGTGAAATCTACTTAGTGTATATGAAAGCTTTGTACATGTATAAGAtcacgaaaatataggaaacGATTTACTATAAACAGGGGTATGGATAATCCCCAAGTATACGAAGGATAAAATTGAAATATTTAGAGAGATAAACTTGGACATTTCCCTTTTTGATATAATATGTCTACTTTCAGACCATTAATGTTATTATAGCTATAATATAATGAGTTTAATTTATATACACTAACTGTATAAAGAATAATTATTCTAGTCAtctaaaaaataattacatataatTAACCATAATAAGTGTGATTGATAACCTGAAaaataaaacaggtaatttaCTGCAACATGTTAAAATATTTTGATAGTGTTAAAAGTCTGTAATCGTCAGTATGTAGAAACTGAATTCATGATATAAAGTTGCTACgggccattttttttttttgtgtgtaatTTGGATTCAGCTTAGGAGTCTCATGTGTGTGCTAGTAGTAATTCATTAGATGCATACTGAATGTAAGTATACTAGTATAGTTTGAGATAAATGGACCTATTATCTAGGTAGAGAGTTGGTATTAAAAAAATTAGACCTGAATGAGAGCTTTAATTTCAACATCATCCATATGTTGTTTCCCATTCCCATCTCCTTCATCTTCACCTGGCAAAGACAataaaacatccacaaaatccaTTTCACCTTCATCAATATTACTTTTACCTTTTTTTCTATGTTCTTCAATTATTCTCATATGAAAATCATCAATCCTTTTCTCCACTTCCCTCATTTTCTTCTCACAATTATGAGGATCAATCCACCTCCATAAAGGTAAATAATCACCTAAATAAATCACACCAAGAAGCCAAAATAATTCATGAGTTATATGCATAAATTCTTTTGCTTCTTGTGGGCCAGCAGATTCAGCCCCAAAGTATTGTTTTCCAAGTAACATTCTAGTCACATTATTCATTGAAAAAGCACCCAAAATTTCCCTTAAATTTAATGTCTCCCCTTTTTGTGTCTTGGTCCAAACATCTTGAACTAGGGTTTGAGCTTCATCTGCCCTATGTTTTACAAATGACTCAAGCCTTTTGGTTGTCAACAAATGTTCCATGCAAATTCTTCTCATTCTCTTCCATTTTGGTCCTAAGGGAGCCAACGCTACATCCCCACAACCATATGCTAGATGAACAGCAGCAAGAGTTCTTGGCCTAGACGCGAAAACATCGTCTTGTTGTACAAGTATTTCTCTTATGATTTCTGGATCATTGGTGGTGATAGCATCGACGTTACCTGttagtaaaaaatatatataatatagggACAAAATTGAAGGCAGCCTTTGAGgcgtgaaaaataacttttcctAAAGAACTATTGCTTGTATCTGTACTACAGGTTTTTAATAGCCACCCCATGTAGAATTTCTCTATTTATAGAGCAAAGATCAGATCATACCAAATAGACACTTGATTTCATAAATACACATATCTATTCATCCTAAACAAAATTGAATATTCTATAgtagaaacaaaagaaagaaaggtataatagttaggaaaaggaaaacaaaattaaGCCTTTTAAGCATGCAGATGAGTATTTGGTAATAAAAGTAATATAATGTAATAGAtgcattatatttttatatatatggcTTTGTAGATATACACATATATGTAGGTATACTAAGTTATAAAGACCATTGTTAGATTTAACTTATAAAGCCTATAAGAAAGGCTTTTGTCCATCAACGTGGGACGTCACAAACTATATTCAAAGAAGAATTAATCTAAATAGCTGCACTCCCAACTGCTTAAATAAAAATAGCCGTATAATcagtgtataatttatgtatactgGCCAAGAAAAATAAACAGCGAATGTGATCggttatttgtgtaaagatctctAACTGACATTACCTAGTCGGAGGTAAACCAATGGCCCATATTTGTCACAGAATGAAGCCATGTCTCTGTGAGGCAATTGCCCCAACTGAAAAAGGTTGCCCACAATCGGCCATTGTTTTGGACCAGGAGGGAGTCGATTGATTTTCTGTTTAGACTTGTCGATAAGTGAAAAATGAACTAGCTTGGAAATAAGATATGCGCAAAGAAAGGCTACAACACAATTGATCAGATCAAAAAGACATGTGCAAAGAAGAAGTAGAATAAAACTGGTTAAGTCGATCATCTTATCTTgtcaaagaggaaaaaagaaagtAGTTTGTTACAAGCTTTACTAGGAAAATATGTTGCTTAATTCTAATTTATAATGTTTTGAGCAGTGTACATTCGGCTGCAAAAAGACATGACCACAAAATATTAGGAAGCCCATCATCTTGACATGTTTCAACTACACTATATTCATAATCTTTAACTCACTTTTCTTGCATTTTCGTTTTCTTTGTTAGGGAGATTCGGTTTTATAGTCCATCATAAATGTTATTTTAGTTATGATCCTTTACATATGAGCTCAGTAAAATAACAGAGGAGAGATAATATAAGGTATTCTGCTAAgatcattttcttcgattcagaTTCATGTGATGTGCTAACATACCAATTCACAAGGCCAATCAGcaagttatttttcttctttttcagaaGTGCTTTGTAAAATTGGAAAATGTTTTCTTAGAAATAGTGAATTAgggtgttttttttaaaaaaaaacaattattcTTGCAAGTTTCCGATCCGTTAAGAATTAAATTCCAACCTCTATCccgaaaaaaattatttttgcacTTCT includes the following:
- the LOC107788932 gene encoding cytochrome P450 703A2-like — translated: MIDLTSFILLLLCTCLFDLINCVVAFLCAYLISKLVHFSLIDKSKQKINRLPPGPKQWPIVGNLFQLGQLPHRDMASFCDKYGPLVYLRLGNVDAITTNDPEIIREILVQQDDVFASRPRTLAAVHLAYGCGDVALAPLGPKWKRMRRICMEHLLTTKRLESFVKHRADEAQTLVQDVWTKTQKGETLNLREILGAFSMNNVTRMLLGKQYFGAESAGPQEAKEFMHITHELFWLLGVIYLGDYLPLWRWIDPHNCEKKMREVEKRIDDFHMRIIEEHRKKGKSNIDEGEMDFVDVLLSLPGEDEGDGNGKQHMDDVEIKALIQDMIAAATDTSAVTNEWAMAEVIKHPHVLKKIQEELDIVVGSGRMVTETDLVNLKYLRCVVRETFRMHPAGPFLIPHESIRDTTINGYYIPAKTRVFINTHGLGRNTKIWDNIDEFRPERHSPKDESIRVEISHGADFKILPFSAGKRKCPGAPLGVKLVLMALARLFHCFDWSPPNGLKPEDIDTSEVYGMTMPKAKPLMAVARHRLPAHLYHCHSIK